A window of Rhodococcus sp. SGAir0479 contains these coding sequences:
- a CDS encoding RidA family protein, giving the protein MSDNAAKVIGRLATPRGRFPHVKVAGDFVYVSGTSSRRPDNTFVGVEVDEMGTTNLDIRAQTRAVIENIRSILAEVGADLHDLVQVTSYLVSMNDFGGYNEVYAEYFDETGPTRTTVAVHQLPHPHLLIEIQGVAYLPAHRRTDVIDPEDRS; this is encoded by the coding sequence ATGAGCGACAACGCCGCCAAGGTGATCGGCCGTCTGGCCACGCCCCGCGGGCGCTTCCCGCACGTGAAGGTGGCCGGGGACTTCGTGTACGTCTCCGGGACCAGCTCCCGACGCCCGGACAACACCTTCGTCGGTGTCGAGGTGGACGAGATGGGTACGACCAACCTCGACATCAGGGCCCAGACCCGCGCCGTCATCGAGAACATCCGGTCGATCCTGGCCGAGGTCGGCGCCGATCTGCACGATCTCGTGCAGGTCACGTCGTACCTGGTCTCGATGAACGACTTCGGTGGATACAACGAGGTGTACGCCGAGTACTTCGACGAGACCGGGCCGACCCGCACCACTGTTGCGGTGCACCAACTTCCCCACCCACACCTGTTGATCGAGATCCAGGGCGTGGCCTACCTGCCCGCCCACCGACGCACCGACGTCATCGACCCGGAGGACCGCTCATGA
- a CDS encoding 2-hydroxymuconic semialdehyde dehydrogenase, giving the protein MTATLDGWIRNFVDGTFVDPDLRRGFDRVDPATGRVLAQVHEADQALVDRAVASARRALADGWADTPVRERAALLRRAADRIEERFEEFVAAEMADTGKPITQARELDVARALTNFRTFADIVSAAGQESFMTDLAGGRQALNYAVRKPLGVVAVIVPWNLPLLLLTWKVAPALACGNAVVVKPSEETPATATLLAEVLAEVGLPAGVYNVVHGFGGNSAGEYLTTHPGIDGVTFTGSSATGSHVMKTVAPRVRPVSFELGGKNAAIVFDDVDLDEALTGLTKSVFTNTGQVCLCTERVYVHRSIFDDVATGLAERAERLRLGDPADDATTTGPLISQGHRDKVLSFFRMAEQSGAKVLTGGGIPDVGEKFAFGSWIQPTLWTGLTNQDPVLREEIFGPVAALVPFGTEEEAVALANDTKYGLAAAVWTDDLRRGHRVAQKMNVGISWVNTWFTRELRSPFGGVGLSGIGREGGESSLHFYTEPTNVCVAL; this is encoded by the coding sequence ATGACTGCAACCCTCGACGGCTGGATCCGTAACTTCGTCGACGGCACCTTCGTCGATCCCGACCTTCGGCGCGGCTTCGACCGGGTCGATCCGGCGACCGGGCGCGTGCTCGCCCAGGTGCACGAGGCCGACCAGGCGCTCGTCGACCGGGCCGTCGCGTCGGCCCGCCGCGCCCTCGCGGACGGCTGGGCCGACACCCCCGTCCGGGAGCGCGCCGCGCTGCTGCGGCGGGCCGCGGACCGGATCGAGGAGCGGTTCGAGGAGTTCGTCGCCGCCGAGATGGCCGACACCGGCAAGCCGATCACGCAGGCGCGGGAACTCGACGTCGCCCGCGCGCTCACCAACTTCCGCACCTTCGCCGACATCGTCTCCGCGGCGGGCCAGGAATCGTTCATGACCGATCTGGCCGGCGGTCGGCAGGCGCTCAACTACGCGGTCCGCAAGCCGCTGGGCGTCGTCGCGGTGATCGTGCCGTGGAACCTGCCGCTGCTGCTGCTCACGTGGAAGGTGGCGCCCGCACTCGCGTGCGGCAACGCGGTGGTCGTCAAGCCCAGCGAGGAGACCCCGGCGACCGCGACCCTGCTCGCCGAGGTGCTCGCCGAGGTGGGGCTGCCCGCCGGTGTGTACAACGTGGTGCACGGCTTCGGCGGAAACTCCGCCGGGGAGTACCTCACGACACATCCCGGCATCGACGGCGTCACCTTCACGGGCTCGTCCGCGACCGGCTCGCACGTGATGAAGACCGTGGCGCCGCGGGTGCGTCCGGTCTCCTTCGAGCTGGGTGGCAAGAACGCCGCGATCGTCTTCGACGACGTCGACCTCGACGAGGCGCTGACCGGACTCACCAAGTCGGTGTTCACCAACACCGGTCAGGTGTGCCTGTGCACCGAGCGGGTGTACGTGCACCGCTCGATCTTCGACGACGTCGCGACCGGCCTGGCCGAACGCGCCGAGCGGCTGCGGCTGGGCGACCCCGCGGACGACGCGACCACCACCGGCCCGCTGATCTCGCAGGGCCACCGCGACAAGGTGCTGAGTTTCTTCCGGATGGCCGAGCAGTCGGGCGCGAAGGTGCTCACCGGTGGCGGGATCCCGGACGTGGGCGAGAAGTTCGCGTTCGGGTCGTGGATCCAGCCGACGCTGTGGACCGGCCTGACCAACCAGGACCCGGTCCTGCGCGAGGAGATCTTCGGCCCCGTCGCCGCGCTGGTGCCGTTCGGCACCGAGGAGGAGGCGGTGGCGCTGGCGAACGACACCAAGTACGGCCTCGCGGCCGCGGTGTGGACCGACGACCTGCGTCGCGGGCACCGCGTGGCCCAGAAGATGAACGTCGGAATCTCCTGGGTCAACACGTGGTTCACCCGCGAGCTGCGATCGCCGTTCGGCGGTGTCGGGCTCTCCGGGATCGGGCGGGAGGGCGGCGAGTCGTCGCTGCACTTCTACACCGAGCCCACCAACGTGTGCGTGGCGTTGTGA
- a CDS encoding 2-keto-4-pentenoate hydratase — MTLNSNEIAALAARLDDAQTGVHDTLSLADDNAVDIDDAYRIQEALVARRLGRGERIVGVKLGFTSKAKMAQMGVSDVIVGRLTDAMQVEDGADVDLHRLIHPKIEPEVAYRIACDVDLDDPDADIVACVDAVAPAMEIIDSRYRDFRFTYTDVVADNTSAAAYVIGPWAGLRDVADLEVRMTVGETTVTGSTAAIFDDPVNALHALLDMCRRRRIPLGAGDVVLAGAATAAAPLTAGAARCEIAGLGAVTVKGIA; from the coding sequence ATGACACTGAACAGCAACGAGATCGCGGCGCTGGCCGCGCGGCTGGACGACGCGCAGACCGGCGTCCACGACACCCTCAGCCTGGCCGACGACAACGCCGTCGACATCGACGACGCGTACCGCATCCAGGAGGCGCTCGTCGCGCGCCGCCTCGGCCGCGGGGAACGGATCGTGGGCGTCAAACTCGGATTCACCAGCAAGGCCAAGATGGCGCAGATGGGCGTCTCCGACGTCATCGTGGGCCGGCTCACCGACGCGATGCAGGTCGAGGACGGCGCGGACGTGGACCTGCACCGCCTCATCCATCCCAAGATCGAACCCGAGGTGGCGTACCGGATCGCGTGCGACGTCGACCTGGACGACCCCGACGCCGACATCGTCGCGTGCGTCGACGCCGTCGCCCCGGCCATGGAGATCATCGACTCCCGCTACCGGGACTTCCGGTTCACGTACACCGACGTGGTCGCCGACAACACCTCGGCCGCGGCGTACGTGATCGGGCCGTGGGCCGGGCTCCGGGACGTCGCCGACCTCGAGGTACGGATGACCGTCGGCGAGACCACGGTCACCGGGTCCACCGCCGCCATTTTCGACGACCCAGTCAACGCGCTGCACGCCCTGCTGGACATGTGCCGTCGACGCCGCATCCCGCTGGGGGCCGGGGACGTCGTGCTCGCGGGAGCCGCCACGGCCGCCGCACCGTTGACCGCGGGCGCCGCCCGCTGCGAGATCGCCGGCCTGGGCGCCGTGACCGTGAAGGGAATCGCATGA
- a CDS encoding 3-hydroxyanthranilate 3,4-dioxygenase, protein MTVIPPVIDFQKWIAENRHLLAPPVNNQTMALGDDFIVQVVGGPNERTDYHLDPYEEWFYQLEGDIHVDVMTEDGPQRVHIREGETWLLPGNLPHSPQRPTAGSIGLVIERVRREGTLEKFQWYCLECNHLIHEIELQVRDIVADLPPVFVQFYEDEQARTCRECGALHPGKG, encoded by the coding sequence ATGACCGTCATCCCGCCCGTCATCGACTTCCAGAAGTGGATCGCCGAGAACCGGCACCTGCTCGCCCCGCCGGTGAACAACCAGACGATGGCGCTCGGAGACGACTTCATCGTCCAGGTCGTCGGTGGCCCCAACGAGCGGACCGACTACCACCTCGACCCGTACGAGGAGTGGTTCTACCAGCTCGAGGGCGACATCCACGTCGACGTGATGACCGAGGACGGACCGCAGCGCGTGCACATCCGCGAGGGCGAGACCTGGCTGCTCCCCGGGAATCTGCCGCACTCGCCGCAGCGCCCGACCGCCGGCTCGATCGGTTTGGTCATCGAGCGGGTGCGCCGCGAGGGGACGCTCGAGAAGTTCCAGTGGTACTGCCTCGAATGCAACCACCTCATCCACGAGATCGAGCTCCAGGTGCGTGACATCGTCGCGGATCTGCCGCCGGTGTTCGTGCAGTTCTACGAGGACGAGCAGGCGCGCACGTGCCGCGAGTGCGGCGCCCTCCACCCCGGGAAGGGCTGA